One genomic window of Acetomicrobium thermoterrenum DSM 13490 includes the following:
- a CDS encoding transposase family protein, translating into MANGHNNNITKMLGLKGFKISDTREEEDAFVIEVQVRPDRTAVCPECNSKDFYRHGKAKPRKVLHTLINGKKVYL; encoded by the coding sequence ATGGCCAATGGCCATAATAATAATATCACCAAAATGCTCGGACTTAAAGGCTTCAAGATATCGGATACGCGTGAAGAAGAGGATGCTTTTGTGATTGAGGTGCAAGTTAGACCCGACAGGACAGCAGTTTGTCCCGAGTGTAACTCAAAAGATTTCTACAGGCACGGCAAAGCCAAACCAAGGAAGGTGCTGCACACGTTAATCAACGGAAAGAAAGTATATCT